GAGCGTGACGGCGGCGCCGAGCACGGCGGGGATGGCGAACAAGGCGAGCAACGCCGCGACCGCCACCGCCCCGAACAGCGGCCCGGCGCCGTACGCCACCGCGTAGGACGCCAGGATGGGGATCAGCATCAACGCCACCATCCACGACGACTGCAGAGCCGTCTCGATCAACCTCGCCAGGTAGACGCGGAACTCGTCGACCGGCGCCGCCTGGATCAGCTCCAGGTCGTCGGCCAGGAAGAAGGTGGACAGCGCGGCTATGACGTTGGAAAGCAGCAGGATCCCCAGGAACGCCAGCAGCACCAGGCCCAGCAGCTTGGCCGCCAACGCGTCGCCGATGCCCTCGGTCGCGCGGAAGTAGCTGACCATGCGGTGGACGACCCAGAAGACCGCGAGAAAGAACACCGCGCCCACCGCGGCGAACGCCGCTCCGCGACCGTCTCCCTTCGTGCCCCGGAAACGCTGCGTTTGGGCGCGCCAGCGCGGGCCCAGCAGCAGCGCGAGGCCGGCATCCGAGGCGCGCCCGCCGGCGGCGCTCACCGCTCGCCGCCGGCGCTCGGCGCAGCCGGCTGACCGGCCTCGCGCAGGGCACCCACGACGTCGGCCACGTCCGTGCCCCCGGTCAGGCGCAGAAAGACCTCTTCGAGGCCGGCCCCGCCCGCCGAGGAGGCCGCCCTGAGCTCGGTCATCGTCCCCACCGCGCGCACCCGCCCGCCCTCCAGGATGGCGATGCGGTCGCACAGCGCCTCGGCCACCTCCAGCGTGTGCGTGGACATGAAAACGGTCCCGCCCTGTTCGGTGAACGCTCTCAGCAAGTCCTTGATGAGGCGCGCGCCCTTGGGGTCCAGCCCGACCATCGGCTCGTCGACCACGATGACCTCGGGCGAGTGCACCAGCGCAGAGCTGATGAGCAGCTTCTGGCGCATCCCGTGGCTGTAGCTCTCGATCAGGGTGTCGGCCCAGCGGGTGAGCCCGAACAGATCCAGGAGCTCCGCGGAGCGCGCGTCGATCAGCTCGCCCTCGAGCCCCCACAGGCCCGCGACGAAGCGCAGAAACTCGACGCCGGTGAGCTTGTCGTACAGGAAGGGCCGGTCCGGGATGTAGCCGACGCGGCGCTTGGCCTCCATCGCCTCGAGCACGACGTCCTTGCCGTGCACGAGCACGCGCCCGGCGCTGGGCCTGAGCGACCCGACGAGCATGCGGATGCTGGTGGTCTTGCCGGCGCCGTTGGGGCCCAGGAAGCCGAACAACTCTCCCTGGGCCACCTCCAGGTCGACGCCGTCTACGGCGGTGAACACGCCGTAGCGCTTGGTCAGGCCCTCGAAGCGGATCGCGGCCTCGGAGGCGCGCGGCCCGATCACGCCACCACCTCCAGCCGCAGTCGGCCGATGAGGCGCAGCAGCTCGACCTGCCGGGCCAGCCCGCCCACCAGGAAGCGCAGGTGGCTCGCGTCGGCGGGGAACTGGCCCAGCGTGGGGTCGACCGCCACCCAGCGGTCGTCCAGCCAGACCTCCGGCCAGGCGTGGTAGTAGAAGCGCTCGCCCATGTGCACCAGACCGGCTGCGGTGCGCGCCGGCAGGCCCAGAGAGCGCGCCAGGGCGACGTACAGCACGGTGTGCTCGTTGCAGTCGCCCTCGCGCGCGTCCAGCACCTGCAGCGCGCTGGGCAGGCTGAGGGTCACGTTCTTCTCGAGGGCGTCGTAGACCCACTCGTTGATGAGCCGCGCGACCGCCGTCGGATCCATCTCGCCGCCCACGATCGCCCGCGCCGCTTCCTGGATG
The Gemmatimonadota bacterium genome window above contains:
- a CDS encoding ABC transporter ATP-binding protein, with product MIGPRASEAAIRFEGLTKRYGVFTAVDGVDLEVAQGELFGFLGPNGAGKTTSIRMLVGSLRPSAGRVLVHGKDVVLEAMEAKRRVGYIPDRPFLYDKLTGVEFLRFVAGLWGLEGELIDARSAELLDLFGLTRWADTLIESYSHGMRQKLLISSALVHSPEVIVVDEPMVGLDPKGARLIKDLLRAFTEQGGTVFMSTHTLEVAEALCDRIAILEGGRVRAVGTMTELRAASSAGGAGLEEVFLRLTGGTDVADVVGALREAGQPAAPSAGGER